From the genome of Cygnus olor isolate bCygOlo1 unplaced genomic scaffold, bCygOlo1.pri.v2 scaffold_120_ctg1, whole genome shotgun sequence:
CCAGGGTGCAGGGGTCCGAGACGAAGAGCACGCGCTGCGGGGAGAGGGGGGCAAACGGACCCCAAACGCCCCTAAATGGCCCCAAATCCTACCCCAAACGGGCTCAGGGGCACGAAAAACCCCAAATCTGCCCCCAAACACGCTTGGCTTTCCTTAAATACTGCAAGGTGGGACCTAAAAACCCCAAATCTGCCCCCAAAAGCGCTTGGCTTTCCTTAAATACTGCAAAATGAGACCTAAAAACCCCAAATCTGCCCCCAAACACGCTTGGCTTTCCTTAAATACTGCAAGGTGGGACCTAAAAACCCCAAATCTGCCCCCAAAAGCGCTTGGCTTTCCTTAAATACTGCAAAATGAGACCTAAAAACCCCAAATCTGCCCCCAAACACGCTTGGCTTTCCTTAAATACTGCAAGGTGGGACCTAAAAAACCCCAAATCTGCCCCCAAAAGCGCTTGGCTTTCCTTAAATACTGCAAAATGAGACCTAAAAACCCCAAATCTGCCCCCAAACACGCTTGGCTTTCCTTAAATACTGCAAGGTGGGACGTAAAAACCCCAAATCTGCCCCCAAACACGCTTGGCTTTCCTTAAATACTGCAAAATGAGACCTAAAAACCCCAAATCTGCCCCCAAAAGCGCTTGGCTTTCCTTAAATACTGCAAGGTGGGACCTAAAAACCCCAAATCTGCCCCCAAAAGCGCTTGGCTTTCCTTAAATACTGCAAAATGAGACCTAAAAACCCCAAATCTGCCCCCAAAAGCGCTTGGCTTTCCTTAAATACTGCAAAATGAGACCTAAAAACCCCAAATCTGCCCCCAAAAGCGCTTGGCTTTCCTTAAATACTGCAAAATGAGACCTAAAAACCCCAAATCTGCCCCCAAAAGCGCTTGGCTTTCCTTAAATACTGCGAAGTAGGACCTAAAAAACCCAAAATTGCCCCAAAATGCGCTTGGCTTTCCTTAAATCCTTAAATGCAGGCCCCAAACCTGCCCCAAAAAGCCCTAAATCCACCCCAGAACACCCCAAAATGCCCCCAAATGCCCCAAAGCCGCCCCTAAATGCCCCAAACCTTCCTATAAATGCCCCAAAGCCGCCCCAAAACTTCCTATAAATGccccaaacccaccccaaaACGACCCTAAAATGCCCCAAACCCGCCCCAATCACGCAGAGCTCCCCGCAGCCACCCCAAAACCGCCTCAAATTggaaaaagaggcagaaaaaaaagccccaaaataAGAGGGCTGGGATTTTGGGGTGAAATGGGGCGTTATTGGGTCCGTTACCGCTCTGTCCTCCTTGGGCAGCTcggggcaggggaagggcgGCTGCGGGTAAACGCAGTCGTGGTGCACGTCCCGGGGCGAGGGCACCAGCACCAGGTGTGGGGCGGCGCTGCCAACGGGGCGAAAAAACGGGATTTAGggtcagggaggaaaaaaattggggtccaggggatggggagaaagAAATTGGGGTTTAGAATTGGGGTTtagggaaaagggaggaaaaaaacgGGGTTTatggaaaggggaggaaaaaatggggttcaggggacagggagataaAAAAAAGGGGTTTAGGAAACGGGGAGAAAAAGGGATATTTAGGGGACggggaggaaaaggggggaaaaatggggATTTAGGGGACGGGGAGGAAATAATTGGGGTTTAGgggatggggaaaaagaaactggGGTTTAGGGGACAGGGAGATAAAAGCAGGGGTTTAGGAAACGGGGAGAAAAAGGGATATTTAGGGGacagggaggaaaaggggggaaaaaatgaggatTTAGGGGACGGGGAGGAAATAATTGGGGTTTAGGGGATGGGGAAAAAGGGAGATTTTTTGggattttggggagggggaagccGTGGCCCCTACCTTCGGGTCCCTTCTAGGATCATCTTGAGGCAGAGCTTGAAGACGTCGGCGAAGGAGGCGGGGAGCTGGCAGTTCTGGGGGAAAACGAGGGGGTTTTGGGGAAAACGAGGGGGTTTGGGACAAAACAAGGGGTTTGGGGGGATTCCTCGCTTCCTCCCGCTTTTAGGGCGCCCCCCGGCCTCCCCTAAAGGAGATGAAACGGCCAAAATGATAAAAACGCCGGGTTTTGACTCATTTTGGGGGCTCGCGACCCCAATCTGCCCCAAATCCACGGGGATAGGGAGGATTTGGGGTGAAAACCGCCGTTTTTTGTGGGGTCGAGGCCACGGGGGGGCCCCAAAACCCACAAACTCGCCCCCCCCTCGGACTCACCTCCACCTGCTCGTGCTTGGCGTCAACGAATGGCCCGAACTGCGAAGAAATGGGGACAAATCAGAGGAAAACGGGGGCAGGCCGGCCCCAAAACCgcccaaaaaaaaaggtattttggtGATTTCCCGTCGTTAAATTCAAGTTTTATCCCCCTGAAGCCATCGGGGTGAACCTCGTTGTGGATTTAACTCCTGGGGGGCTCCAAAAGCGCCGCTGGCTCTTAaaaattgggatttttttgtagCTTTGGGATGAAAAAGAGGctttttgggtttttttccccccaaaagaGGCTCTCCCCCTTAGCAACCCCACAAAATTTCCGTGGTTTTAGTGGGTTTGGGGTCAATTTTAAGGCGTTTCCGTGCCGTAAGCGGGAAGTTTTGGCTCAAATACAGGGACGGGAGAGGTCTGCAGGAATTCTGGGAGGGGTCCTAAGGGAATTTGGGGGGGGTTTAAGGAAAATTTAGGGAGTTTTGGGGAAAttttcggggggggggcaccccgcAGACCCTCACCAGGACGCAGACGTCGGGGCGGTCGCGGGCGATGACGTCCAGGAGGTCGGAGAGGGGGTCGAAGGCGACGCTGTCGGAGGTGGCGTAGGGCCCGCAGGCCACCAGCACCGCCCGCTGCTCGGCCCCTGGGGGGTCGGGGGGGTCAGGGGGGTcttggggaccccccccgcaCCCCAAAATTCCCCCCCCGGTCCCGTTAGGttgagggggagggaagggggaggcgCTGGGGGCTCACCTGCGGCTGGcggcggaggggaggggaagggaaggggctggggctgcggagGGAAGAAAGGGCCCCAAAATGGGGTGAAACGGCCCCAAAATAGGGCGAAATGGCCCCGAAATGGGGTGaaacagcccccccccccccgaaaaaatGGAGCCCCAAAAGCGGACCTGACCCCAAAACAGGAGAAAaccagcccccccaccccccaaaccCTCCTGGGCAAAGTTGTTTCCCCAAAAATATCCTAAaagcagcccccccccacccccccctcaAATAGGGACCCCCCAAATCCCCTAAAatgccctccccccccccgagtCTCCCTGGTCAaaactgcccccccccccccccaaacatcCCCAAAACaggcaccccaaaaccccccagCTAAAACCAAGCACCTGAAGACCGGGACAAAATCAGGTcgtcccccccaaaaaaaacagacccccccccccccaaaaccaaggccccccccccccccccccaatcaaaattgggaccccccccccaaaatcccctcAGTCAAAACTGGGACCCCAACCCCCCCGCCAAAAccagctcccccccccaaaacccccctcAGCCAAAACCGGGACCCCGAAACCCCTCCAACCCCAAACCAggcccccccccaaccccaacccaGCCCCAAACCCGCCATTTTTCACCCCAAATCCACCCTTTTTCACCCCGAAACCCCGCTGACCTCGTAGAGCCTGGACACCACCAACTTCTTCCCGGTGCTGTTGGTCCCCTCCACGGCCACGACctaggaaaaagcaaaaaaaaaaaaaaaaaataaattaaaaaggaggaaaaaaaccaaaaaaaacccaaattTGGGTGCTTTTGGCGGGGGGAAAAACCCGACCTGGCCGGGGAAGAGGGAGAATTCGGGGAGCTCGGAGAGGTCGAGGGGGACGCGGGCGCCCGCGGAGCGCTGCCGGTCGCCCTCCAGCACGGCCGACTTGGCGTTGAGCTTCCCGTTGCTGTCGCAGGCGATTTGGCCCAGCACCGTCACGGGTTCCTGCAagagcgcccccccccccaaaaaaaaaaaaaaaagggggaaaaaagagaaaaaaaaagttaaaaacgTCAATTTTTAACGGAGGGATCTGGGACCCGAAAGAGCTTGCCTGAGCCGGGAGGAGCGCCGAGGCGAAGTCCTCGAGGCCGTGGTGGGTCCTGAGCGCGGCGCCGAGCTCCTCGATCCGCCAGCAAAGCGCTGAGGGAGGGGGGCGGAGGGAAAAATATCAAcgcccctaaaaaaaaaaacaaaccctaaaACGCCCCAAAACGAGGgggtgacccccccccagcctcacctTCGCGGACGTCGAGGGGTTTTTGGAACATGAATTTGTAGGATTTGGTCAGGGAGTCATCGGGGGCGGTGAAAAGTTTGGGGGCGCAGCCGCCGGAGCCCCCAAAAAGGGTCTGGGGGCCGCCGAAGGAGGCGACCACCtcgccccggcccccccgcgcGGCGTattgctggggggggggtggcgctaaatggggggaaaaaggggagaaaaggttAATAAGGTAataaaggggaggggaaaggggaagaggggagggaggttTTACCTGGGGGAGAGGCTGGAGGGGGAGAACAGCGCGTAGGGGCTGCGGGACGAGGGGGGCCGCTTGGGgcggggggtggcgggggggccGCCGGGGCGTTTTTGGGTggtctgtggggaaaaaaggaggttTTGGGGTCACTGGGGGTGGCAAGGGGGGGAAACAGGGAGGATTTGGGGTCAAACCGGGGGGGTTTGGGTCGCACCTTGGACGGCGTGGTGTAGGcgtccagcagctcctcctcctcctcctcctcctcgtccagCCTGGCAGCTCGTTAAGGAGTAGAAACGCCTCGAAACCACCCCGAAATCCCCAAattttgtggggtttttcttttagggcgcccccagccccaccccaAACCCCTCCTCGTCAACATTTAGCACTAACGAGGCTTTGCTTGGGAGTCTCCCCCCAAAACCCTCcacgtttttcttttttacgTTGGAACTTTAACTCGTTTTTACCCAAACCAGccccattttttaattttttaaaataagttttgctTTCTCCCCCCGATTTCCCCCCCAAAACGATACAGCTCCTGCAAGGAGTGGACGTCGCGGAGGCCGCCGTGGCGGCTGCTCGGCCTCCGGGAGGCTCTGCTGCCCCTCTTGGCGaggacctgggggggggggaaaaaaaaaaagaggggtggGCGCGCGTGGCCCCCTTCTGCCGTCTTTTTGGGGTCTTTTCGGGGTCTTTTTGGGGTCCCCACCTCGTGCTCGAAGGCGGCGAGGCTGTCGAGGGTGAGCTGGGGGTCGAGGTCCTTGCTGGTGACGAAGGCCAGCAGCTCGTTGGCCAGCGGCACGGGGCCCAGCCGGTGCGTCaggctcagctccagcactgggggggggggaatgggggggatttggggtcccGCGAGACCCCAAAAAGCCTcgggggggggttggggtgaGAGCAGCCCCGCCAGGTGTCACCCCCGCGGAGCCCCAaagcgcccccccccccctcgctgTGTTCCCCAAACGTTTTCCCTGCGGTAGGCGATACCACCCCAAATGCCTCTCCGACAGCCCCAAAATCGCCTGAATTCCCCCCAAAAGGCTCCTCTGTGGCCCCAAACACCCCCCCGTGACCCCAAGCTGTCCCCAAACACCCCCCTGTGACCCCAAGCTGCCCCCGTGAGCCCAAACTCCCCCCCCCGACACCCTCTGTGACCCCTTGGACTGCCCAAATCCCTCCTAAACACCTCCCTGGGACCCTGAAAGCCCCTGAATTGCCCCAAACACCTGCCTGAGACCCCCAAATCCCCACAAACCTGCCCCAAACCCTTTTCCTGTGACCCTAGAAGCCCCCCAAATCACCCCAAACACCTTCCTGTGaccccaaaaccaccccaaacCGGCTCAACTCCCCCTCAAATTACCCCAAACACCTGCCTGCAACCCCGAAATCCTCCCAAATCACCTCAAGCCCACACCAAGTCACCCCCAACTCCCTTCGAATCACCCCAAATCCCTCCCTGTGATGCTGAACCCACCCAAATTGCCCCAAACC
Proteins encoded in this window:
- the POLA2 gene encoding LOW QUALITY PROTEIN: DNA polymerase alpha subunit B (The sequence of the model RefSeq protein was modified relative to this genomic sequence to represent the inferred CDS: deleted 1 base in 1 codon); its protein translation is MAEPGLEPGPGTGPGPGPGTAEAVLRELALFELRCDGEDVAEKLLELSLTHRLGPVPLANELLAFVTSKDLDPQLTLDSLAAFEHEVLAKRGSRASRRPSSRHGGLRDVHSLQELLDEEEEEEEELLDAYTTPSKTTQKRPGGPPATPRPKRPPSSRSPYALFSPSSLSPSATPPQQYAARGGRGEVVASFGGPQTLFGGSGGCAPKLFTAPDDSLTKSYKFMFQKPLDVREALCWRIEELGAALRTHHGLEDFASALLPAQEPVTVLGQIACDSNGKLNAKSAVLEGDRQRSAGARVPLDLSELPEFSLFPGQVVAVEGTNSTGKKLVVSRLYEPQPLPFPSPPPPAAGAEQRAVLVACGPYATSDSVAFDPLSDLLDVIARDRPDVCVLFGPFVDAKHEQVENCQLPASFADVFKLCLKMILEGTRSAAPHLVLVPSPRDVHHDCVYPQPPFPCPELPKEDRARVLFVSDPCTLDIDGTVFGLTSTDLLFHMGAEEIRWEGSGPECSP